Proteins from a genomic interval of Paenibacillus lentus:
- a CDS encoding cytochrome c oxidase subunit 3, whose protein sequence is MTTLQAEQATENLPHEPEKATLEGRNKILGFWLFLAGEAVLFGTLFATFLTLRNQVADGPSASELFSLPITAVATLILLVSSLTSVFAIQAMHRADKKSLLTWLTVTVVLGFSFLCLEIYEFYEYVVHYGYGMTTSAFSSAFYTLVGFHGAHVIFGICWISLLIGQVAKKGLTVVTAPKVYVSAMYWHFVDVVWVFVFTVVYLLGKVVG, encoded by the coding sequence ATGACCACTCTTCAAGCAGAGCAGGCAACAGAGAATTTACCCCATGAACCGGAGAAGGCAACGCTGGAAGGCCGCAATAAAATTTTAGGCTTCTGGCTCTTCCTTGCAGGGGAGGCAGTTCTGTTCGGTACGTTGTTTGCCACCTTTTTAACGCTGCGGAATCAAGTGGCTGACGGTCCATCAGCCTCCGAGTTGTTCAGCTTGCCGATCACCGCTGTGGCTACATTAATCCTCCTGGTAAGTAGCTTGACGAGCGTGTTTGCTATTCAGGCTATGCACCGGGCAGATAAGAAGTCGCTTCTAACATGGCTGACAGTTACGGTAGTGCTGGGTTTCAGTTTCCTATGCTTGGAAATTTATGAGTTCTATGAATATGTTGTTCACTATGGTTATGGTATGACGACAAGTGCTTTCAGTTCCGCGTTCTATACGCTGGTTGGGTTCCACGGGGCGCACGTTATTTTCGGAATCTGCTGGATCTCTCTTTTGATCGGGCAGGTCGCCAAAAAAGGATTGACGGTAGTGACCGCGCCAAAGGTGTACGTCTCTGCTATGTATTGGCACTTCGTTGATGTCGTCTGGGTATTTGTCTTTACAGTAGTTTACCTGCTTGGAAAGGTGGTAGGCTAA
- the ctaD gene encoding cytochrome c oxidase subunit I yields the protein MDWLTTVDHKKIATLYLIAGGFFFGIGGIEALLIRVQLWKPMNTFLNAQQFNELITMHGTTMIFLGVMPIIFAIMNAVIPLQIGARDVAFPFLNSLGFWTFLFGGLLLNLSWFMGGAPDGGWTAYAPLSSTTYSTTHGVDFYTIGLQIAGLGTLIGGINFLATIITMRAPGMSFMRMPMFTWTTFVTSAMILFAFPAITVGLVLLSFDRILGANFFNVEGGGNPVLWQHIFWIFGHPEVYILILPAFGIISEVVSTFSRKRLFGYSSMVFATILIAFLGFMVWAHHMFTTGMGPVANALFAIATMLIAVPTGIKIFNWLFTMWGGQITFNTANLFAVGFIPTFVMGGVTGVMLGSAPADYQFHDTYFVVAHFHYVIVGGLVLGLFSGLHYWWPKMFGRVLNETLGKIEFWTFIIGFHLTFFLQHFLGLIGMQRRVYTYLPNQGFDMMNVLSTIGAFLMGVGVIVFLINIYITARQPAGVENDPWEDGRTLEWSIPSPPPEYNFKQLPLVRGLDAYWKEKMAGHKEMTPAEPVGPIHMPSPTIIPFVMSVGLFIAGLGFMFTTDDFGNSFLNFMFNKYIVVIIGLGITFGSMIVHSLNDDPGWHIEPEEQGGKGVEA from the coding sequence ATGGATTGGTTAACAACGGTTGACCACAAGAAAATAGCCACGCTGTATTTGATTGCTGGCGGCTTCTTTTTTGGCATAGGCGGAATTGAAGCACTCTTAATTCGTGTTCAGCTATGGAAGCCAATGAATACATTTCTGAACGCTCAGCAATTTAATGAGTTGATTACGATGCACGGAACGACCATGATCTTCCTTGGCGTAATGCCGATTATTTTCGCGATCATGAATGCGGTTATACCGCTCCAAATTGGAGCCCGTGACGTGGCGTTCCCGTTTCTGAACTCACTGGGTTTCTGGACTTTTTTGTTCGGGGGATTGCTGCTTAACCTTAGCTGGTTTATGGGAGGCGCTCCCGATGGAGGATGGACAGCATATGCCCCATTATCCTCAACGACTTACAGTACGACGCACGGAGTTGACTTCTATACGATCGGCCTGCAGATCGCCGGTCTCGGAACGTTAATCGGGGGAATTAACTTCCTGGCTACCATTATAACGATGCGCGCGCCGGGCATGTCCTTTATGCGTATGCCGATGTTTACCTGGACGACTTTTGTTACATCAGCAATGATTCTGTTTGCATTCCCAGCTATCACCGTTGGCCTGGTGCTTCTTAGCTTCGACCGGATATTGGGAGCTAACTTCTTTAACGTAGAAGGCGGGGGGAACCCGGTTCTCTGGCAACATATATTTTGGATCTTTGGGCACCCCGAAGTTTATATTCTGATCCTGCCGGCATTCGGAATTATTTCCGAAGTAGTAAGTACGTTTTCACGTAAGCGTTTGTTCGGATATAGCTCCATGGTATTTGCGACCATTCTGATTGCCTTCTTGGGCTTCATGGTATGGGCGCACCACATGTTTACGACAGGCATGGGGCCGGTGGCCAACGCCTTGTTCGCGATTGCGACGATGCTGATCGCCGTTCCGACCGGGATTAAAATTTTTAACTGGCTATTCACCATGTGGGGCGGACAAATTACATTTAACACCGCGAACTTATTCGCCGTTGGATTTATTCCTACTTTCGTTATGGGCGGGGTAACTGGGGTTATGCTCGGCTCTGCGCCTGCGGACTATCAGTTTCATGATACTTATTTCGTCGTAGCGCATTTCCACTATGTTATCGTTGGTGGGCTTGTTCTAGGATTGTTCTCCGGTCTGCACTATTGGTGGCCGAAGATGTTTGGTCGAGTATTGAACGAGACGCTTGGAAAAATCGAATTCTGGACGTTTATTATCGGTTTCCACTTGACCTTTTTCCTGCAGCATTTCCTTGGCCTGATTGGAATGCAGCGCCGTGTGTATACATATCTGCCGAATCAAGGCTTTGATATGATGAACGTACTCAGTACGATTGGTGCATTCTTAATGGGTGTTGGGGTTATCGTATTCCTGATAAATATATATATTACAGCAAGACAACCTGCTGGTGTAGAGAACGATCCTTGGGAAGATGGCCGTACATTGGAATGGTCTATCCCGTCACCGCCGCCAGAGTATAACTTCAAACAGCTTCCGCTTGTGCGTGGACTTGACGCATACTGGAAGGAGAAGATGGCTGGCCACAAGGAAATGACACCAGCTGAACCGGTAGGGCCGATTCATATGCCTTCACCGACGATTATTCCGTTTGTCATGTCTGTTGGTTTGTTCATTGCCGGTCTCGGATTCATGTTCACAACTGATGATTTCGGAAATAGCTTCCTTAACTTTATGTTCAATAAGTACATTGTTGTTATTATCGGCTTAGGTATTACATTTGGCTCTATGATTGTCCATTCTTTGAATGACGACCCTGGCTGGCATATTGAACCCGAAGAACAGGGTGGGAAGGGGGTAGAAGCATGA
- the coxB gene encoding cytochrome c oxidase subunit II — MMKRWKAGKRLVPLFVGLMFLLSACGREDLSALRPQGPVAQGQFDLMKLAITIMLSVLVIVFGIAAYVLIKFRRKPGDKEMPKQVEGNHLLEIIWTGIPLILVLILAIATVQKVFAYGENYWEDKDAIRVKVTSHLFWWEFHYPDYDITTAQDLIIPTNKKIAFQLKTADVIHSFWVPSLGGKTDTNTEGTINTAWLEAEKEGVYLGKCAELCGPSHALMEFKVKAVSEEAFENWITAIKQPVEPIQDPALAEVFKTQCLSCHAVGDQGGPMGPNLTGIGNRETVAGILINEEGSNKPFPGKPVKDNLIEWMNDPQAIKPGNLMPSPKEDLGLTDEEIEGIAEYLANVKLQY, encoded by the coding sequence ATGATGAAACGGTGGAAGGCTGGGAAGAGGCTCGTTCCTTTGTTTGTCGGGCTAATGTTCTTGCTGTCCGCGTGCGGTCGCGAAGACCTGTCTGCACTTAGACCGCAAGGCCCGGTAGCACAAGGACAGTTTGATTTGATGAAGCTGGCAATTACGATTATGCTCTCAGTACTCGTCATTGTATTCGGTATCGCGGCCTATGTACTGATCAAATTCCGGCGCAAGCCCGGAGACAAGGAGATGCCCAAGCAAGTTGAAGGCAACCATTTGCTGGAGATTATCTGGACAGGAATTCCGCTCATACTCGTTCTCATCCTTGCCATAGCGACGGTGCAGAAGGTGTTTGCTTATGGGGAGAACTATTGGGAGGACAAGGACGCCATTCGGGTAAAGGTTACGTCGCATCTGTTCTGGTGGGAGTTCCATTATCCGGATTATGACATTACGACAGCTCAGGATCTAATTATTCCTACGAACAAGAAAATTGCTTTTCAACTGAAGACAGCGGACGTCATTCATTCCTTTTGGGTACCCTCGCTTGGAGGTAAGACGGACACAAATACCGAGGGAACGATCAACACGGCCTGGCTTGAGGCTGAAAAAGAAGGCGTTTACTTAGGGAAATGCGCGGAGCTGTGCGGCCCGTCTCACGCCTTGATGGAATTCAAGGTGAAGGCGGTAAGTGAGGAAGCATTTGAGAATTGGATCACTGCGATAAAGCAGCCAGTCGAGCCGATTCAAGACCCGGCTCTTGCTGAAGTGTTCAAGACGCAATGTCTAAGCTGCCATGCCGTAGGGGATCAAGGCGGGCCAATGGGGCCGAACCTGACGGGAATCGGTAACCGCGAGACAGTCGCTGGTATTTTAATTAATGAAGAAGGCTCGAACAAACCGTTCCCAGGCAAGCCGGTCAAAGATAATTTGATCGAATGGATGAATGATCCACAAGCAATTAAGCCTGGCAACCTTATGCCTTCGCCTAAGGAAGATCTGGGACTGACAGATGAAGAAATTGAAGGAATCGCTGAGTATTTGGCTAACGTCAAGCTGCAGTATTAA
- the map gene encoding type I methionyl aminopeptidase, producing MKIILKTQDEIAKIREAGKILAECHQELARRIGPGMTTLEIDQWVESYLASRKATPEQKGYRGYPFATCASVNDVVCHGFPNHRRLENGDIITIDIVVNKNGWLADSAWSYRIGEVSEEANKLLLVTHQALEKGIAQAVPGNRVGDISSAVQNVARESGVGIVKPLIGHGIGRSMHEPPDVPNFGRARTGTQLREGMVLTIEPIFTSGDTGAVLWEDDGWTIRTADGSLGAHYEHTLAITKEGPVVLTSL from the coding sequence TTGAAGATTATTTTAAAAACACAGGATGAAATCGCAAAAATCCGTGAAGCCGGAAAGATTCTTGCCGAATGTCATCAGGAATTGGCGCGCCGAATCGGACCGGGAATGACGACTTTGGAAATTGATCAATGGGTGGAAAGCTACCTCGCCAGCAGAAAGGCTACTCCAGAGCAGAAGGGGTACCGGGGATATCCATTTGCGACCTGTGCATCGGTAAATGATGTTGTATGTCACGGGTTTCCGAATCATCGCCGACTTGAAAATGGGGATATTATTACAATCGATATCGTCGTGAACAAAAATGGCTGGCTGGCTGATTCCGCCTGGTCTTACCGAATCGGCGAGGTCAGTGAAGAGGCTAACAAATTGCTCCTTGTAACTCACCAAGCGCTGGAGAAAGGCATTGCTCAAGCCGTACCGGGAAATCGCGTCGGAGACATCAGCTCCGCTGTTCAGAACGTGGCAAGAGAATCAGGAGTCGGCATCGTGAAACCGCTGATCGGTCATGGTATAGGGCGATCTATGCACGAGCCGCCAGATGTTCCGAACTTTGGTCGCGCCCGTACGGGTACGCAATTAAGGGAGGGGATGGTTCTAACGATTGAGCCAATTTTTACTTCCGGGGATACGGGCGCCGTCTTATGGGAGGATGATGGCTGGACGATCCGCACGGCTGATGGAAGCTTAGGCGCACACTATGAGCATACTCTGGCGATTACTAAAGAGGGCCCCGTCGTATTGACCTCTCTATGA
- a CDS encoding serine hydrolase domain-containing protein produces the protein MQPTSSIPTSSNTSYIAAASRSYPAQSKETLELLHAANEEILKHFPKMHSFIVARQGELLTERYYNEFNRTDLHDLRSATKSILSILYGIASYRGKLPPLHAPIWDTIQKYAVQKPGPHWEKLTLHHLLTMTSGFCWKTGAKMGEAFIHRFHQSPNWTKYILHLQIEEHKIGTFQYCSVDSHLLSILLTEWTGLSAADYAKEYLFGPLGIEESVWKAAPEGHSMGHIGLHLTARDMAKIGQLCLQGGVWEGGRILSADWLRQSMTPLSTESPGYGRFGYHWWTTKVHGITYAYAHGHGGQQINVIPALDSVIVFTAASDLSRWKNSRPLLEKFIIPALKNS, from the coding sequence ATGCAGCCGACCAGCAGCATTCCCACTTCTTCTAATACTTCATACATCGCAGCCGCATCCCGCTCTTATCCTGCTCAGAGCAAGGAGACACTGGAGCTGCTTCACGCAGCGAATGAAGAAATCCTTAAGCACTTTCCAAAAATGCATAGCTTTATCGTCGCCCGACAAGGCGAACTTCTAACTGAGCGTTATTACAATGAATTTAATCGGACGGATCTTCATGATTTAAGATCGGCAACGAAGTCGATCCTTTCCATTCTGTATGGAATCGCCAGCTATCGTGGAAAGCTCCCGCCACTGCATGCACCTATATGGGATACCATACAAAAGTATGCTGTCCAGAAGCCAGGCCCACACTGGGAAAAGCTTACCTTGCATCATTTATTGACAATGACCTCTGGATTTTGTTGGAAGACAGGTGCTAAAATGGGAGAAGCATTCATTCATCGTTTCCATCAAAGCCCAAACTGGACAAAATATATCCTGCATCTACAGATTGAGGAGCATAAAATCGGCACGTTTCAGTACTGTAGTGTAGATAGTCATTTACTCTCCATATTATTGACGGAATGGACAGGATTAAGCGCAGCAGACTATGCGAAAGAGTACTTATTTGGCCCTCTCGGCATAGAAGAATCAGTTTGGAAGGCGGCGCCTGAGGGCCATTCCATGGGTCATATCGGACTGCATTTAACCGCTAGGGACATGGCGAAGATCGGCCAACTCTGTCTGCAAGGCGGCGTGTGGGAGGGGGGACGGATTCTTTCTGCCGATTGGCTGCGTCAATCCATGACGCCTCTTTCTACAGAGAGTCCTGGTTATGGCCGCTTCGGCTATCATTGGTGGACGACCAAGGTTCACGGGATTACTTATGCTTATGCACATGGCCATGGTGGCCAGCAGATCAATGTAATCCCTGCTCTCGATTCGGTTATCGTATTTACGGCGGCGAGCGATTTAAGCCGCTGGAAGAATTCTAGACCACTATTGGAGAAATTTATTATTCCTGCATTGAAGAACAGCTAA
- a CDS encoding MGDG synthase family glycosyltransferase, translating to MSSDSPKVLIMYASYGDGHYQASKALEASFRQSGITNIVLLDLMAEAHPFLNEMTKFVYMQSFKTIPLLYGWVYNATKGMHPDTSLLSVLNSLGMRKMQQAISSIEPDLIIHTFPQLAMPKLLKKTGLTLPLVNIVTDFDLHGRWVHPDVDRYYVATEDLRTEVVRRGIPAERVLASGIPLMPDFGHSSPVETERLCTLESSKKTILIMAGAFGVMQGILDICEKLLANDKYQVMAVCGRNKELHRKLKQVLGLHPHFHLFGYVSEIAQLMQLSDCIITKPGGITLSESLVSRLPIFLYRPVPGQELNNALYLERKGVAHIANDSEMLFKQIDSLLWDEERLACIYQQIDHLRKPEAADIIVKDIVEQWFTPAPMLVGGQSFIL from the coding sequence ATGTCTTCAGATTCGCCCAAGGTGTTGATTATGTATGCCAGCTATGGCGATGGGCATTATCAGGCTTCCAAAGCGCTTGAAGCAAGTTTTCGTCAATCGGGGATTACGAATATCGTGCTGCTGGACTTAATGGCTGAAGCGCATCCTTTTCTAAACGAGATGACCAAATTTGTCTATATGCAAAGCTTTAAAACAATTCCGTTGCTCTATGGGTGGGTCTACAATGCCACGAAGGGCATGCATCCGGATACCTCGTTGTTAAGTGTCCTAAACTCACTAGGCATGAGAAAAATGCAGCAGGCTATTTCCAGCATAGAACCTGATCTCATCATTCATACATTTCCTCAGCTAGCCATGCCGAAGCTGCTTAAAAAAACAGGACTAACGCTTCCCCTCGTAAATATCGTGACCGACTTTGACCTGCATGGCCGCTGGGTTCATCCAGATGTGGACCGATATTACGTGGCTACAGAGGATTTGAGGACGGAGGTTGTAAGACGCGGCATTCCTGCGGAGCGTGTGCTGGCGAGCGGTATTCCGCTCATGCCTGATTTTGGGCACAGCAGTCCTGTGGAAACGGAACGACTCTGTACACTCGAATCCTCCAAGAAAACTATACTGATTATGGCAGGAGCCTTCGGTGTCATGCAGGGCATTTTGGACATCTGCGAGAAGCTGCTCGCGAATGACAAGTACCAAGTCATGGCTGTCTGTGGAAGAAACAAGGAGCTCCATCGTAAGCTTAAGCAGGTGTTGGGGCTGCATCCGCATTTTCATTTGTTCGGGTATGTCAGTGAAATCGCCCAGCTGATGCAGCTAAGCGATTGCATTATTACCAAGCCTGGGGGAATTACACTCTCCGAATCACTCGTCAGCAGACTCCCCATTTTCCTATATCGCCCTGTACCTGGGCAAGAATTGAATAACGCCCTTTATTTAGAGCGCAAAGGAGTCGCCCATATCGCGAATGATTCAGAAATGCTATTCAAGCAAATCGACTCGCTCTTATGGGATGAGGAACGGCTCGCCTGCATCTATCAACAGATTGATCATCTTCGTAAGCCCGAGGCCGCGGATATTATCGTTAAGGACATTGTAGAACAGTGGTTTACGCCTGCTCCCATGCTGGTCGGCGGCCAATCCTTCATACTGTAG